From the Manis javanica isolate MJ-LG chromosome 13, MJ_LKY, whole genome shotgun sequence genome, one window contains:
- the LOC140845360 gene encoding T-box transcription factor TBX18-like isoform X2, whose protein sequence is MYPLCGFSLTQPTTHIILHSIHKYQLRVHVVHKDCGDDLSPVKPVPSGEGVKAFSFPETVFTTVAAYRNQQITRLKIDRNPFAKGFRDSGRNRMGLEALVESYAFWRPSLRTLTFEDIPGIPKQGNISSSPLLQGSGRGVPATHPHLLSDSPCSSPAFHLGPNTSQLCSLAPADYSACARASLTLNRYGTSLAETYNRLTSQTGETFAPPRTPSHVGVSSSTSVNMSMGGTDGDAFSCPQTSLSMQISGMSPQLQYIMPSPSSNAFTTNQTHQGSYNTFRLHSPCALYGYNFSTSPKLAASPEKIVSSQGSFLGSSPSGTMTDRQMLPSVEGMHLLSSGGQQSFFDSRTLGSLTLSSSQVSAHMVCRSL, encoded by the exons ATGTATCCATTGTGTGGATTTTCACTCACCCAACCAACTACTCAT ATTATTCTTCATTCTATTCACAAATATCAACTGCGGGTCCATGTCGTCCATAAAGATTGTGGAGATGATCTCTCTCCCGTCAAGCCTGTTCCATCTGGGGAAGGAGTGAAAGCATTCTCCTTTCCGGAAACTGTCTTCACAACTGTTGCTGCCTATCGGAATCAGCAG ATAACTCGTCTGAAGATAGATAGGAATCCATTTGCCAAAGGCTTCCGAGACTCTGGAAGGAACAG AATGGGTTTGGAAGCTCTTGTGGAGTCATACGCATTCTGGAGACCTTCACTACGGACTCTCACTTTTGAAGATATTCCTGGAATTCCCAAGCAAG GAAATATAAGTTCCTCCCCCTTACTCCAAGGTTCTGGGAGGGGCGTGCCTGCCACCCACCCTCATCTCTTGTCCGACTCACCTTGCTCCTCACCTGCCTTCCATCTGGGGCCCAACACCAGCCAGCTGTGTAGCCTGGCCCCAGCTGACTACTCTGCCTGTGCCCGCGCCAGCCTCACCCTCAACCGATACGGCACCTCCTTGGCCGAGACCTACAACAGGCTCACCAGCCAGACCGGCGAGACCTTCGCCCCGCCCAGGACTCCCTCTCACGTGGGCGTGAGCAGCAGCACTTCCGTGAACATGTCCATGGGTGGCACTGACGGGGATGCCTTCAGCTGCCCTCAGACCAGCTTGTCCATGCAGATTTCGGGGATGTCTCCGCAGCTCCAGTACATCATGCCCTCACCGTCCAGCAACGCCTTCACTACTAACCAGACCCATCAGGGTTCCTATAACACCTTCCGGTTGCACAGTCCCTGTGCCTTGTATGGATATAACTTCTCCACATCCCCCAAATTGGCTGCCAGTCCTGAGAAAATTGTTTCTTCTCAAGGAAGTTTCTTGGGGTCCTCCCCGAGTGGGACCATGACCGATCGGCAGATGTTGCCCTCTGTGGAAGGCATGCACCTGCTTAGCAGCGGGGGTCAGCAGAGTTTCTTTGACTCTAGGACCCTAGGAAGCTTAACTCTGTCATCATCTCAAGTGTCGGCACATATGGTCTGCAGAAGCCTTTAA
- the LOC140845360 gene encoding T-box transcription factor TBX18-like isoform X1, with protein MWIPVFRKWQESQVSPRTPPVFAFQPHRSSRASCKIILHSIHKYQLRVHVVHKDCGDDLSPVKPVPSGEGVKAFSFPETVFTTVAAYRNQQITRLKIDRNPFAKGFRDSGRNRMGLEALVESYAFWRPSLRTLTFEDIPGIPKQGNISSSPLLQGSGRGVPATHPHLLSDSPCSSPAFHLGPNTSQLCSLAPADYSACARASLTLNRYGTSLAETYNRLTSQTGETFAPPRTPSHVGVSSSTSVNMSMGGTDGDAFSCPQTSLSMQISGMSPQLQYIMPSPSSNAFTTNQTHQGSYNTFRLHSPCALYGYNFSTSPKLAASPEKIVSSQGSFLGSSPSGTMTDRQMLPSVEGMHLLSSGGQQSFFDSRTLGSLTLSSSQVSAHMVCRSL; from the exons ATTATTCTTCATTCTATTCACAAATATCAACTGCGGGTCCATGTCGTCCATAAAGATTGTGGAGATGATCTCTCTCCCGTCAAGCCTGTTCCATCTGGGGAAGGAGTGAAAGCATTCTCCTTTCCGGAAACTGTCTTCACAACTGTTGCTGCCTATCGGAATCAGCAG ATAACTCGTCTGAAGATAGATAGGAATCCATTTGCCAAAGGCTTCCGAGACTCTGGAAGGAACAG AATGGGTTTGGAAGCTCTTGTGGAGTCATACGCATTCTGGAGACCTTCACTACGGACTCTCACTTTTGAAGATATTCCTGGAATTCCCAAGCAAG GAAATATAAGTTCCTCCCCCTTACTCCAAGGTTCTGGGAGGGGCGTGCCTGCCACCCACCCTCATCTCTTGTCCGACTCACCTTGCTCCTCACCTGCCTTCCATCTGGGGCCCAACACCAGCCAGCTGTGTAGCCTGGCCCCAGCTGACTACTCTGCCTGTGCCCGCGCCAGCCTCACCCTCAACCGATACGGCACCTCCTTGGCCGAGACCTACAACAGGCTCACCAGCCAGACCGGCGAGACCTTCGCCCCGCCCAGGACTCCCTCTCACGTGGGCGTGAGCAGCAGCACTTCCGTGAACATGTCCATGGGTGGCACTGACGGGGATGCCTTCAGCTGCCCTCAGACCAGCTTGTCCATGCAGATTTCGGGGATGTCTCCGCAGCTCCAGTACATCATGCCCTCACCGTCCAGCAACGCCTTCACTACTAACCAGACCCATCAGGGTTCCTATAACACCTTCCGGTTGCACAGTCCCTGTGCCTTGTATGGATATAACTTCTCCACATCCCCCAAATTGGCTGCCAGTCCTGAGAAAATTGTTTCTTCTCAAGGAAGTTTCTTGGGGTCCTCCCCGAGTGGGACCATGACCGATCGGCAGATGTTGCCCTCTGTGGAAGGCATGCACCTGCTTAGCAGCGGGGGTCAGCAGAGTTTCTTTGACTCTAGGACCCTAGGAAGCTTAACTCTGTCATCATCTCAAGTGTCGGCACATATGGTCTGCAGAAGCCTTTAA